One segment of Bacillus alkalisoli DNA contains the following:
- the ymfI gene encoding elongation factor P 5-aminopentanone reductase encodes MKNRALIIGASGGIGKAISEQLIHDGYFTYLHYNNDEKTVNQMVNQYGQEKVRPVQADLSSYDGVEKLKAQINTPIDTIVYNAGTTFYGLITDISKADRDKMIQLNITSLYETIQTLLPSMIQKKSGNIVVVSSVWGQVGASCEVLYSMTKGGQIAFVKALAKEVALSGIRVNAVAPGAVHTKMVEHFTQEELLQLAEDIPLGRLAQSKEIADAVSFLLSDRASYITGEIMNVNGGWF; translated from the coding sequence GTGAAAAATAGAGCGTTAATAATAGGTGCTAGTGGTGGGATTGGAAAAGCAATTTCCGAACAACTCATCCATGATGGATATTTCACCTACTTGCATTACAACAATGACGAAAAAACAGTTAATCAAATGGTAAACCAATATGGACAAGAAAAAGTGCGTCCAGTACAAGCTGACCTCTCATCCTATGACGGTGTCGAAAAGTTAAAAGCACAGATTAACACACCTATTGATACGATTGTTTACAACGCAGGAACAACTTTTTATGGACTCATTACTGATATTAGTAAGGCCGATAGGGACAAAATGATTCAGCTTAACATAACATCATTATACGAAACCATACAAACGTTACTACCCTCTATGATACAAAAAAAATCAGGGAATATAGTTGTAGTCTCTTCTGTATGGGGGCAAGTTGGTGCTTCATGTGAAGTGCTATATTCTATGACAAAAGGTGGACAAATTGCATTTGTTAAAGCATTAGCAAAAGAAGTGGCATTAAGTGGTATACGTGTTAATGCCGTTGCTCCTGGAGCAGTTCATACAAAAATGGTTGAACATTTTACCCAAGAAGAACTATTACAGTTAGCTGAAGACATTCCGTTAGGAAGATTAGCCCAATCGAAGGAAATTGCTGATGCTGTGAGCTTCTTATTGTCAGATAGAGCTAGTTACATTACTGGAGAAATAATGAATGTAAATGGCGGATGGTTTTAA
- the yfmH gene encoding EF-P 5-aminopentanol modification-associated protein YfmH — MEKLQFSQLAESLYFEKLDNGLHVYLLPKEGFHKTYATFTTKYGSIDNKFVPLGKDEFLTVPDGIAHFLEHKLFEKEHGDVFQDFSKQGASANAFTSFTRTAYLFSSTSNVDGNLETLLNFVQEPYFTEKTVEKEKGIIGQEITMYDDNPDWRAYFGLIENMFHEHPVKIDIAGTKESIAKVTAELLYTCYETFYHPSNMLLFIVGPMDPEKMMKFVKGNQAKKTFKTPQEIKREYGDEPKSVAEKKRVLKMNVHTSKCLVGVKETNVDKQGVELLKHELTINVILDFLFGKSSIHHEELYDEGLIDETFSYDYTGENGFGFAMLGGDTSNPDRLQEKLENILLNFDSKTLTEEDLERTKKKKIGSFLRALNSPEFIANQFTRYAFNEMELFEVIPQLEQISLSDIEVAASEFFKEEALTVCQVVPK; from the coding sequence ATGGAAAAACTTCAGTTTAGCCAACTAGCAGAGTCGCTATATTTCGAGAAATTAGATAATGGCCTTCACGTCTACTTATTACCAAAAGAGGGATTCCATAAGACGTATGCAACATTTACAACGAAGTACGGCTCCATTGATAATAAATTTGTACCACTCGGTAAAGATGAGTTTTTGACTGTACCTGATGGGATTGCACACTTTTTAGAACATAAGTTATTTGAAAAAGAACACGGTGATGTATTCCAAGACTTTAGTAAACAAGGTGCATCCGCAAATGCTTTTACTTCGTTTACTAGAACTGCTTATTTGTTTTCTAGTACTTCTAATGTGGATGGAAATTTAGAAACATTATTAAACTTTGTTCAAGAGCCATATTTCACAGAAAAAACGGTAGAAAAAGAAAAAGGAATTATTGGCCAAGAAATTACGATGTATGATGATAATCCTGATTGGAGAGCATATTTTGGTCTAATTGAAAATATGTTCCACGAACACCCAGTGAAAATTGATATTGCAGGTACGAAAGAATCTATAGCAAAAGTAACAGCTGAACTACTTTACACTTGTTATGAAACGTTCTATCATCCAAGTAATATGTTATTGTTTATCGTTGGTCCAATGGATCCAGAAAAAATGATGAAGTTTGTGAAAGGTAATCAAGCGAAGAAAACGTTCAAAACTCCTCAAGAAATAAAGAGAGAATACGGTGATGAGCCAAAGTCTGTTGCCGAAAAGAAAAGAGTGCTTAAAATGAATGTTCATACTTCTAAATGTTTAGTAGGTGTAAAAGAAACGAATGTCGATAAACAAGGCGTTGAGTTATTAAAACACGAACTAACGATTAATGTCATCCTAGACTTTTTGTTCGGAAAAAGCTCCATTCATCATGAGGAATTATATGATGAAGGTTTAATTGATGAAACGTTCTCTTATGATTATACAGGTGAGAATGGTTTTGGGTTTGCAATGCTTGGTGGAGATACATCAAACCCTGATCGGCTACAAGAAAAGCTGGAAAACATTTTACTGAATTTTGATTCTAAAACTTTGACAGAAGAAGACCTTGAAAGAACGAAAAAGAAAAAGATTGGTTCATTTTTAAGGGCATTAAATTCTCCAGAGTTTATTGCAAATCAATTCACTCGCTACGCATTTAATGAAATGGAACTATTTGAAGTAATTCCGCAATTAGAACAAATTTCTTTAAGTGATATTGAGGTAGCTGCGAGCGAGTTCTTTAAAGAAGAAGCTTTAACGGTTTGTCAAGTTGTGCCAAAATAA